TGCCAATTTAGCTTTTCTATCAATTATTCCCGCGATAATTTTTGTATTGTTTTTTTTCATTTTTCATTATCTATTTAAAGATAGAGAAAATATTATTTTAAAGTCAAGCGGTTTTATTTTAGTATTTTCTTCTATCTCAATTTATATATGGCGTACACTTTTAGTTTTTGGAATAGGTAGTAATGATCTTCCTATCGATCCAATAATAGGATTATTGGGATTTGTTGGAACGCTTACGACATTTATTTATCTCTCCTATCATTCTCTCCGTCTTTATAAAAGTAGCAGCCGTTTATGGGTAGCCGAACTGATTGCATCAATAGTTGTTTTAGTATCAGGGACTATTTTTAGTGCTTCTGAGTTGTCATATGTAGGTCTAGTCTTACTACCTGCGAGCCTCGTATTTTTCCTATTTTCTTTTTTCACCCTACTTATTAAATCATGGAGAGAAACACATAAGTCATCATTTTTCTTCTCTATTCTTGGTCTACTCGTCATAATTTTCTCAACAGGGCTAGTTTTTGTCATTAAAGTACTTTCCGAATGTTGCCACTGATTATTAACAACTTTTAAGATGGGTCGCCGCCAAAGAAAAATTGGAAATTGTTATCGGTGCGGCTCCGCCGCCTTTCCGAATTTTCGCGGGGGGATTTCTTCGCCGCCGCAGGCGGCGAAATGCGTTCGGACTAATTTAAGTAAGAATGCTGCATGACGTTGTTATGCTTGCTACGATTTTAAAATCGAAAAAACGCTGTTCGTGGGTTGGAAATGATCTGCCGATGCAGCAATATCACGATGAGGAATGGGGCGTGCCTACCTACGATGACCTGAGGGCATTTGAATTTCTTGTACTTGAAAGTGCCCAGGCAGGATTAAGTTGGCGCACAGTTCTCCACAAAAGAGAAAACTATCGAAAAGCATTTGCAAACTTTGATCCACAAAGAGTTTCTCGTTTTTCGAGTCGTGATGTTGCGCGATTGTTAAAAAACTCTGGCATTATTAGAAACAATGCAAAAATTAATGCAGCCATTAATAATGCACATCGGTTTGTTGAAGTACAGGAAGAGTTCGACTCCTTTACGGCATATTCATGGGGGTTTGTTCATAACGAACCAATAAGACACTCTATTCGAGGAATAGCTGATTATCCAACGATAAGCGCTGAATCAGTTGCGTTTGCTGCCGATCTGAAAAATCGCGGATTCAAATTTCTCGGCCCGACGATCATGTATGCTCACATGCAAGCCGTCGGCATGGTGAATGATCACATGATAGGATGTTTTCGTCGCACACGCGTATAATTCGACTACCATCTTCTTTCGGCGACGGTAGCCGAGTACGATGTCGTTTTATGAAAGGCGAGTATGTACAAGAGAAAGCGCGACCGCGGTCGGCACGGAGGCCGCCGCGGCTCGAGTGGAAAGTCGCGCGACGCGGCTCACGGCCGGTGCGGAAAGCACGTGCAATAGAGACGAAGTAGCGGCGGCAGTCGTGCACACTACAT
This genomic window from bacterium contains:
- a CDS encoding DNA-3-methyladenine glycosylase I; translated protein: MLATILKSKKRCSWVGNDLPMQQYHDEEWGVPTYDDLRAFEFLVLESAQAGLSWRTVLHKRENYRKAFANFDPQRVSRFSSRDVARLLKNSGIIRNNAKINAAINNAHRFVEVQEEFDSFTAYSWGFVHNEPIRHSIRGIADYPTISAESVAFAADLKNRGFKFLGPTIMYAHMQAVGMVNDHMIGCFRRTRV